The genomic interval TTGGACGCAAATTCTCCAGGTACTGCGATCAAGCTTGAAGATTGGTGAAGGTGGAAACACTGAAGGGTCTTCATCTACACCTGTCTCTTTTGTTGACAAATATATGGCGGGGGCATTCCAGTCCATCACAGAGTGTGATGAGCAAGGTGCGAAGGATGCAGGCGAACAACCAATCAAGGGGAGTGATGTTTTCTTGAAGCTGGATTGCCATATCACTGGTGCAACCAACCATCTTCGAGATGGACTAGTCGCAGGATTggaggaaaagattgaaaagagatCTGAGGTCCTTGGTCGCGATGCCATTTACAccaaaaaatccaaaatctcaCGTCTTCCCAAGTACCTTACTGTCCATTTCGTTAGATTCTTCTGGAAACGCGAGGctcaaaagaaagcaaagattATGCGCAAGGTTACATTCCCTCATGAACTGGACGTTGTAGAATTCTGTACAGATGAGCTCAAGCAAATGTTGATCCCAGTCAGGGATAAGGTTCGTGAAGtaagaaaggaagaggaagatgtcgAACGCGCTCGCAAGCGTCAAAAGCGTATCCACGATAAAGAAGAGGCCGACAAAAAAGCTGGCCTTGTCGATGAAGCACCATCTTCCTCAAAGAAAGATGACAAGAAGGAGTCTAAGTCTAAAGACGGCGATACCGAAATGGAGGATGTTGTTTATAAGACTGACGCGGAGATTGACGCGGAAAAAGCAGCTTCAATTTTGGAGGCAAAGAAGGAGTTGAATGCACTAATCGACCCAGAGCTTGCTAAGGATGATGGAGCTAACAAGTCTGGTCTTTACGAACTCCGTGGTATTGTTACCCATCAAGGTTCTAGTGCGGATAGTGGTCATTACACTTCATATGTGAAGAAGCAAGGACCACTTGACCGTAAGACTGGTGTGCGTGgcgaggaagatggaaaatggtGGTGGTTCAACGATGACAAGGTTTCAGAGGTCGATGCTGAGAAGATTGCTACTCTtgctggtggtggagaaTCTCACTCTGCACTCATCTTGCTCTACAAGGCTATCCCATTACCTACTGCTGAAGGTATCAACCAATAAATCCGGGAATTCTCAGTTGTAATTCAAAAGCAAATAGCATACATTATAATTACATAGTTGATACAATGAGAGTAATCACACAATAAGAGTATTCCATACGATGCGAGCACTTGTGCAATGAGAGTAGTACGTATAACGAAAACAATTCGTGTCATGAGAGTGAGTCACGCCATTAGAATAATGCATAACTGTGACTAAAACAATTCAGACTGGGTGGGAATAGTTCACACAGCGCGAATTTTGTCATCCACGAAATTACTTCACCCTCACATGTACTAAGAGCCCCATCTTCAATTACTCGCTCATAGAATCTTGAAACATGaaacaaacaagaaaatAACTCTCCGACCCGTAGACACTATTGTATCACAAGCCTCATACATTCGGAGACATATCTCCATATCTCCAAGCTTCCCTCAATCCCCCTATTCTCTGTAATCCCAGCCCGCCCAAAAGTCTCCGAAAGCTCTCCGACAAGCGAGATCCCCATACATTCTTTGATTCTTTCGACCCCACTATAGTTACACCCCACTAATCAAGCACGACGAACCTGAGAGAGGTATAAGTATAACGAACATTCATTCCGAGTCCTTCAACTTTTTTCCCTCTGCAGGATCAATACATATTCATGATCAGAAGTTATTATCATATCCtatttgttgttttgttatCATCGATTCTCGGGATTTATTTTGGAGGGACTGAACTTGCAGAGTTTGAGTATAGAATTAAGGTTTTGGTGAAGAATTCTAGATTGAAAATGGCCGggcatacacatacacatgaTGGAGATGTGACGGAGAAGAATAGAGAACATTGGGAGTACGTATTGCCTAATGATTTGGAGAGTatatgatgatggaatgggattgtTTCCACATGGGCTGGTCCCGTGTCTTGTGGGATGAAGATTTTCTGCTCTGGCAAGCGCTGGGGCTATTGCTTCTTGTTTCGTACCAGGATTCAAGGGCACGAGGAGATTTACCTTCTCATATGATTATGGATCACATGCATGATGCATCTCCCATACAtctttcccctccttcaCTTTCACTCACAGTCACAACTAACTCAACCCAGCACGCATGCCTCAACCTACGACACGCGGTTCCAAAAAACCATTGAACAactcatctccatcatccaaGAAGACCGCACCCTATCTTTTATCGGGGCCAACTGGGTCACCGAGACCTCGCCTCCAGAGCATACCATCAAGCTCCTCGACTACGCCTGCGGCACCGGTCTCATAACCCGTGCTCTGCTCCCCACCATCACCCGCGCCATCGGCATCgatctctcttcctccatgGTATCACAGTACAACGCACGTGCCTCCAATCAAGGACTTTCCCCATCCGAAATGTTCGCTCATCAAGGAAACTTGCTTTCCTCCGAGCCAGCCCCGGAATTGGAGATCGAAGAGCtctatcaatttgatattgcgGTTGTGGGACTGGGatttcatcatttctcaAACCCGTCTTTGGCGGCGAGGAAAATAGGAGAGAGGTTGAAGAAAGGTGGGATTTTGGCGGTGGTCGATTTCGAAAGTCATGATGGGTATGGAAATCCTCATGGACATGGGCATGGACATGGACATGAGCATCACGAGCAGTTAAATGAGCAAGCTGAACAGGCACGGGAAACAGTTACTCATCATGGATTTTCCGAGGAGGAGATCAAGAAAATATTTGTAGATGCGGGCGTGGGTGCGGATTTTGGATATATGGTGCTGGGGAAGGGAATTGTGTTCCATGGAACTGGGGTTgagggaggaagaaaagatatgAAGAGGGCAGTTTTCATGGCGAGGGGTgtcaaattataaaatatcgTCTGTGCAAAGTAAATCTTCAAAGAATCGAGAGAAATCATGAAGAGTTGAAAGGGAACTTAGAACGAGAGCTGGAAGCTAGAGTGTAACGTGCCCAATGTgcatgaattgaattggcAAAATCATTTCGAGGAAATCTTCCTACATCTACATACCTAAATACGAGGGACAGACATCCCAAACACTATCGAATTTTCAATCCCGTCCCCCACATGTCCATACCCAAAAAGAGTACACACATCATAGTCCAGATAATCAAGCAAATTCAAATTCCCCATCTCTCAATTTCCCCCTCCTCCTGACCACCTCGACAACTACAACTACAACCACCActaccccttcatctccatcttcatctccatacTCAATCCCAAACGATCCCAAACATCTTCCCAACAACCAAACCAACCCAACCTAATCCACCAaagacaaaaacaaaaacaaaaagaaaaaaatccaatTATCCCATCCACACATATACATCTAAGCACCACCAGCATCACCGAATCACAAAGTCAAACCCCGATCTCGCGATATCTatgaataatgatatatCTGTGAGCGTACTAGCTAGTATATAGAGAGGATTTACATATTCTAGACGGTGGAATAGACCTGCCTGTCTGTTTCTTGCATTCTCATGCTCAGTCGCGTCTCAAATCTTaaattccaaatcccaaatcccgAATCTCAATTCAACCCAGCTTCCAAAACGCTTTTTGAAATCtctatacaatatatatatatataacccGTCCTATATCGCCACCCCGGTAGAATCTTACCTCCCTGCCCAAAtccttcatctctcatctctcatatctcattctctatcttttatctcaattcttattctcatctccatctcccattTCTCATCCCCAATCTCCCACCCAAACCATACTATCCACCCCCTCCCCTATCCTAAAAtccaaacacacacacacacacacacacacacaactTTCAGTTTTCAACTCCCAGACTCTAGTCTCTAATCTTTATCTCTAGTCACtatcttcaaaaatctatAAACCTACAATCCCACAATCTAAATCCAATATCTAAATCCAATATCTAAACCCAATATCTAAACCCAACATCTAAACCCAATATCTCACtctccaaatcatcctcaaacacatccatccacgTACACAATCCCCAACAATGACTCGATCtcctcattcattcattcattcattcatactctctcaatcttccaaatattttattctacCCCATTttatcccatccattcatttcccatttccttaCACCCCCATaaacatcatctcatctcatctcatcactatacttttattttcaacaacaacaacaacaacaacaacaacaaaaaagacaaatttataatgaaacaaGATGAAgtaagatgagatgagatgactaatgaaatagattatattatctatAGGGAGAGagtgagggagagagagtgtgtgtgtgagagaGTATGGttgtatataaaacaaaagaacaaaagagTAAAGAGGTAGGTAGCATTATGAAAGATAAAAGTCATAATGTTGAAAAGTACTACAGGAACTTAGAGGCCATAGGTAGGATGGATTCTACGTAATAAAGATCACTCGACTgactatattatatatatattacatttccTACATAAACGTtatcatattcacattcacaattATATACATGGtcacaatcacaattgaCCACAAGACttcatttaatttttttcaattttttttttatttttttttttttttataaagttGACTAGAAACAACGTATTTCATTTATGCTCCATCTTTACAGATGATATCAACAAGTCGCTGGCTACCATGTCCGATAGTTCGTATCATAAATCCATCTGGACCCCCATccaaaagaattcaatcCACAACCCTAATCATTCATGTAGTAGCAGCGCTATAAGCTTATACAAGCTCCAACCCATGAGAAACTCGATACACCAAGATAAACCTCTCCAATCCATGAGACTTGATGAAGATCTCTCGTATTCTTTTTATGTATACAAGACTCAAAACAACCAAGGGGGAGGCCCTTTGTGGTGAACCATTCATACGCTGTCCCTATacccaagaagaagatccaAAGTTTAGAGGTTTCGaaatatgaaaaaaaaaatcagaCAATGTGTgcgaaaacaaaaacataACATCCAAAAAGCCTCCTACCCAGAGCACCACCCCATCCATGCCTCCTAAAAGAGTCCACCACCCTGGGAATCCCCAAACAAAAAATCATCCGAGATAACACCTGAAAAACAATGATGCCGTGAGGCAAGCCTATCCCTTTCTATGTATTTTCGAAACCGGCAACCAACTCCGATTCCCAGATAAAGACCCTCACTGATATGAGGATTTTGTTCGTTCTCTCTTTGATTTCATAAAAGATTGCCATAGCCTCCGTTATTTGCATTGTTTCCAAAGCTGAGAGCACTATTATATTGTGGGCGATTGAAAatgtgaaagaaaaataaatgtAATTGTcaagaaaataaagtaaaaaaaagataaaaacaCACCACCAGTGATTGTACGGACTGACAGCACACTGTAAgaataatgaatttgttaAAAAATTCAATGGTGGAGAAGTGTCCCGTCAGTCTATGCATCAACTGGTGCTCCAAGTTCTAGGACAAGTCCTGATGAAAATAGGTAATAATAAGCAGATAAGAATATATTCCAGTCTCGAGAATACTGTCTAAAAACAGAATGttcaaatcaatatacaataatgaCCAGCCAGCTGGATCTAGCAATAAAGTGTCTCCGGTGCACTACAAGGCAACCTCCAGATAAGAAGAATTCCATGAAGAGAAATTACTAATGTGTGAAACTTCCAGAGATTCAGATACAGATCTTTAGGATCTATTGCCCAAGCGATTGAGCATATCTCGGTCAACATCCTTGTTATCGCGTTCCACAATATTTGCAATGTTCATCTGATTAGGACGTTCAGTTTCTCTTGCCACTTGATCATGATTTCCGCCTCCAGAGTTGGTTCTAGTAGGGGATGCTagaggaaattgaagaggcTCGGCTCGATATGGAGACAATTGACTAGGTTGGTGATTGCCGCTTGGATTCTGGGAGTGAAAAGATGACGATGAACCGTTGGGAGAGGGCAAGTTTCGTGGTGCTTCATTTGAATTTACAGAAGCCCATTGGGTCGACTGTCGGCTATCTTCATTAGGTCGATATGCTAGAGCGTTCTCCCCTGGATGTCCATGTTGTTGACTGGAAGGAGGCGATGGAACTGATGAACGATATTGTTGTCCATCTTGCAATGCTGGCAGGCGGAGCGCAAAGTTCTCTCCCTGTTGATGTCTAATTTGGCGTCTCGGAGGGGATGGAACTGGGGGAGTATAATGGTACGAGTCTTGAAGACCTGGTATACGGTACGGAGCATTGGCCTCTCGGCTATAGTCGGAGAATTGACCAGGGGCAGATGGCGCCGCTCTGGCAAAGTGGCGCTCATCAGCTTCGCGTTTACGCTTTTGAGAATCCAATGAGCCTGTCGGAGAGGGCAAGGTATCCCGATCGCGAGGCGATCTGTTCATAGGTGGAAGAGATGCATGGTGAATTGGCTGTTGCATATGTTGGGGCATTGGCTGATGATTGTGTGTCATTTGTGGCCCGGACGTGACTTGCTGTGGATGATATCCTGGGTACGGTTCTGAAGGATTTGGGTTCATAGGGTCATTTGGGAGTCGTTGACCGTGAGCACCATAAACATTCGGAACCACATTTCTGCCATTCTGAAGCGCTTCAGTCAGGGCAATAAGAGGTACAAATGCCTGTGCTGAGGATACAGGAGTGAAAACACACTCCTGTTTGAAGCGGGCACAATTAGTACACTGTCCTCCGGAGCCATCAGCAGTGAAACCCGAGCAACGAATCTGTTCAAGACGTTAGCATTGTTTTGATTAATTTTGCAGTAATTTCCGACACCTCGAATTGAACTGTTTAAAAGGGGGGCCCTAAACATACCTTGCGTCTTCTGCAATACTTGCATGCGATTGCGGTTCTTTGTCTAGGAGCACTCTGCCTGTGATTCGGCTGTGCAGCAGGAGGTTGATCTTGCGTATAGACTCTACTATCATGATAAACATGTTGAGCTGGATGAGGAGGTTGATCTTGCGTATAGACTCTACTATCATGATAAACATGTTGAGCTGGATGAGGAGGTTGATCTTGCGCATAGACTCTACCATCATGGTAAACATGCTGAGGGGGATGAGggtgttgtggttgtgggtGGCCTCTAACATCATGGTAAACATGCTGAGGGGGATGAGggtgttgtggttgtgggtGGCCTCTAACATCATGATAAACATGTTGAGGTGGATGAGGGAGTTGCTGTTGCGCATAGACTCTCTCATCATTATAAGACTGATGGCGAGTTAAAGGAGAAGGTTGCGGTTGTGGGTGGCCTCTGCTATCATGATGAGAATGGTGAGGAGGTTGTTGTTGCGAATATTCTCTACCATCATTGTAAGAACGGGGGGGAGGCGCATCGTGTCCTGTCGGCATGGGTCTGCCATCTTGAGCAGGCTCCTGATAACGTCCCGAAGAGTACGATGCATTGTTTGGATGGGGACGATAGGTTTCTTGGTAGGCAGATGGACGAGCACTTGAGTCCCAACGTTGTGCTTCACTGTATGAGCTAGACGGTTCAATTGCAGGGTAGTGGCCTTGGGAGTTTGTGTGATGCGGGGCGCGATGGTCTGGAACATTGTGGGGGAAGTAGCCTGTACGAGGTGATTGATGGGCACGGTTTGTATCGTGCGATGTGCGGTTCTCAGAAACAGCTTGGGGACCATTCTGGTGATATTGCAATTCATTGTTCGATGCATATGTTAGGGGGGTCTCTGAATTCGCTGGGCGGGAGGTATAACCTGAGCTGCCACTTGTTGGTGTATGTTGCGACATGGAGTTGTTTGGAGAAGCTTGAGGGCGATAGCCAGGATACTGCGATCCGTTCCCTGTTGCATAGGCTGCCATAGTGGCAGGAATCGAGTTCAAAGGTGCCGAAGTGCTTGCTGGAGCATATGAGGCTGTTGTATTGGGGGCAGATTCGGAGCGAGCCGGAAGATCTAGAGGATGCGGCAAACCTGTCAAATGAAGTGTGCCGGCTGGACGATGGCTTATCACTCTATCTTGTGGAGGTTCAACTTGAACAGTCCGAGCGGGTCTGTTGTTGGGAAAAGGAGAGGACATTTGGAGCCAAAATCAATGCCAGGTTATGTGTGTTGTGAGGggtgagaggtgagaggCGAGAGGCGAGAGGCGAGAGTTGCGTTGCAAGTTGTGGGAGGCGAGCTGCAAGGTGTAAGTTGTACTTGTAAGTTGTACTTGCAAGTTGTATACCGACAAATTCTGAGATAGAAGATAATCCAAATTGGTGCGACAGCCCAGCTGCAAATTGTTGCTTGGTTGTGAAGGGTTGAAGGAATTAAAATTACTATCGGTAAAcgggaggggaggggagaagtGAAAGAATGGCGATGGAGAGCGGAGGAGAAATGAGGGGAAGTCGAGTCTTTTAAAGGGTAGCAAATCTAGGCGCTTGGCAGGCGGCGGATGGTAGGAAGcaaggaggaggggaggtgGTGGATGAACGACCCGAAAAGTTGAGAGACGATTGAGTTTCCCACTAAGAGAAGCAGACTAGCACCGAAATAAATGGATCCCCACTTAGTCGGAAGGAGGCCAAGAAAACGACGAGATGGACTAGAGAGTTTGGTGG from Botrytis cinerea B05.10 chromosome 9, complete sequence carries:
- the Bcubp6 gene encoding Bcubp6: MVESGIPQSYVRRAKRTVPFARYLSTSLPPACLPVCLPIASITFTQRELPTIMSNIPIIIKHQGKKYDIELDPSSNGETLKYQLYSLTGVEPERQKILVKGGQLKDDTDLSKIGAKPGQTFLMMGTPAEGGTLSKPKEPIKFVEDMTEAEAAQQVGATPAGLQNLGNTCYLNSTLQTLRAIPELQDSLQKFTPTESGSNNMLNAFQLSRPQSLDLTAAMRDLYTQMSETQEAFPPLIYLNALRQAFPQFQEKAKNGHGYAQQDAEEAWTQILQVLRSSLKIGEGGNTEGSSSTPVSFVDKYMAGAFQSITECDEQGAKDAGEQPIKGSDVFLKLDCHITGATNHLRDGLVAGLEEKIEKRSEVLGRDAIYTKKSKISRLPKYLTVHFVRFFWKREAQKKAKIMRKVTFPHELDVVEFCTDELKQMLIPVRDKVREVRKEEEDVERARKRQKRIHDKEEADKKAGLVDEAPSSSKKDDKKESKSKDGDTEMEDVVYKTDAEIDAEKAASILEAKKELNALIDPELAKDDGANKSGLYELRGIVTHQGSSADSGHYTSYVKKQGPLDRKTGVRGEEDGKWWWFNDDKVSEVDAEKIATLAGGGESHSALILLYKAIPLPTAEGINQ